The following are encoded together in the Triticum dicoccoides isolate Atlit2015 ecotype Zavitan chromosome 6B, WEW_v2.0, whole genome shotgun sequence genome:
- the LOC119324141 gene encoding heavy metal-associated isoprenylated plant protein 27-like: MGILDAVSDMCACPTVRTRRHIKKRPQLETVEMKVRIDCEGCERRIRKAVDGIRGVTGVEVLPKQNKVAVTGYIDDPAKLMRRVARKTGKKVEPWPYVPYDVVPHPYAPGAYDKKAPPGYVRNVVADPDAAPLARASSTEVKYTSAFSDENPNAACAVM, encoded by the coding sequence ATGGGCATCCTGGACGCGGTGTCGGACATGTGCGCGTGCCCGACGGTGCGCACGCGGCGGCACATCAAGAAGCGGCCGCAGCTGGAGACGGTGGAGATGAAGGTCCGGATCGACTGCGAGGGCTGCGAGCGCCGCATCCGCAAGGCCGTCGACGGCATCCGCGGGGTCACCGGCGTcgaggtgctccccaagcagaacaAGGTGGCCGTCACCGGGTACATCGACGACCCGGCCAAGCTGATGCGGCGGGTGGCGCGCAAGACCGGCAAGAAGGTGGAGCCGTGGCCGTACGTGCCCTACGACGTGGTGCCGCACCCCTACGCCCCCGGCGCCTACGACAAGAAGGCGCCCCCGGGCTACGTCCGGAACGTGGTCGCCGACCCCGACGCCGCGCCGCTCGCCAGGGCCTCCTCCACCGAGGTCAAGTACACCTCCGCCTTCTCCGACGAGAACCCCAACGCGGCATGCGCCGTCATGTAG